A genomic window from Symmachiella macrocystis includes:
- a CDS encoding alkaline phosphatase D family protein, with the protein MEKAAEHDSRRQTTHVIEIHHTGVSMTSTIHYVKTIVCFSVTILCGMAGQTTAQESKSQVSPLPEKSEVMQRIAFGSCAKHWQYQPIWETVIARKPDLFLFLGDAIYADNDGKTAWEVTKQQLQGEWNRLADKPEFQRFRATVPMMATWDNHDYGTHDGGAEFKLKEVSKRIFLDFFSEPLGSPRRQRAGIFDAKFFGPEGKRVQVILLDTRTFRGPFKLDERSKAERAKIGKVGGYVPHDDRSIPMLGDAQWVWLEQQLRKPADVRLVCSSTQIVPDQKGMDEWGCYPHERQRLFDLIDNTRANGVILLSGNVHFAEVSKVETKAYPLLDFTSSGLTHINEAYAKSENEYQVAGPFTKLNFGIVEIDWGTKSFAQITLKAIGDDGTAGFSHRVSLGDLQP; encoded by the coding sequence ATGGAAAAAGCGGCGGAACATGACTCACGCCGACAAACAACTCACGTTATCGAAATCCACCATACTGGAGTGAGCATGACATCTACAATCCATTACGTCAAAACGATTGTTTGCTTCTCCGTGACCATCCTGTGTGGGATGGCTGGTCAAACAACAGCGCAGGAATCAAAATCTCAAGTTTCCCCACTCCCTGAAAAGTCCGAAGTGATGCAGCGAATCGCCTTCGGCTCTTGTGCAAAGCATTGGCAGTACCAGCCGATTTGGGAGACAGTGATCGCCCGAAAACCGGATCTGTTTCTGTTCCTCGGTGATGCCATCTACGCCGACAATGACGGCAAGACGGCTTGGGAAGTCACCAAGCAACAACTACAGGGTGAATGGAACCGGCTAGCGGACAAGCCTGAGTTTCAGCGTTTCCGCGCCACCGTTCCAATGATGGCAACCTGGGACAATCACGACTACGGGACTCACGACGGCGGTGCGGAATTCAAACTGAAAGAAGTCTCGAAGCGAATCTTCCTTGATTTTTTTAGCGAACCCCTTGGCTCCCCGCGTAGGCAGCGGGCTGGGATATTTGATGCGAAATTCTTTGGACCAGAAGGAAAACGGGTGCAGGTTATCTTGCTCGACACTCGCACTTTTCGAGGACCGTTCAAACTCGATGAGCGAAGTAAGGCAGAGCGGGCGAAGATCGGCAAAGTCGGCGGCTACGTGCCGCACGATGATCGATCGATTCCTATGCTTGGCGATGCTCAGTGGGTGTGGCTTGAACAGCAACTCCGGAAACCCGCAGACGTTCGATTGGTCTGTTCCAGCACTCAAATTGTTCCTGATCAGAAAGGCATGGATGAGTGGGGTTGCTACCCGCACGAGCGTCAACGGCTGTTTGATTTGATTGACAACACCAGAGCCAACGGTGTGATTTTGCTCAGCGGGAATGTGCACTTTGCGGAAGTTTCCAAAGTCGAAACCAAAGCTTATCCCCTCCTGGATTTCACATCCAGCGGCCTCACCCACATCAATGAAGCCTATGCTAAATCAGAGAACGAGTACCAGGTGGCCGGCCCGTTTACCAAACTGAATTTTGGGATTGTTGAGATTGATTGGGGAACAAAGTCCTTCGCACAAATTACGCTGAAGGCCATTGGTGATGATGGTACCGCTGGGTTCTCGCATCGCGTTTCACTTGGGGACCTGCAGCCATGA
- a CDS encoding PepSY domain-containing protein, translating into MKLSKLNRDFHRWGSILIALPVAVIIATGVILQLKKESAWIQPPTRQGSSNELSLSFDQILTATQGVPEAEVESWDDIDRLDVRPRKGMLKVRCKNGWEVQLDAKSGIALQVAYRRSDLIESIHDGSFFHDSFKLWVFLPTALVLGTLWGTGLYLFFLPYYAKWKKRRNMTHADKQLTLSKSTILE; encoded by the coding sequence ATGAAACTCTCTAAACTGAACCGTGACTTTCACCGCTGGGGATCGATTCTGATTGCGTTGCCGGTGGCAGTGATCATTGCCACCGGCGTGATTCTGCAATTGAAAAAGGAGTCCGCCTGGATTCAGCCGCCAACGCGGCAAGGTTCCAGCAACGAGCTTTCGCTTAGTTTCGACCAGATCCTTACAGCCACTCAAGGCGTTCCGGAAGCGGAAGTCGAAAGTTGGGACGATATTGACCGCCTGGATGTACGCCCCAGAAAGGGAATGCTCAAAGTGAGGTGCAAGAATGGATGGGAGGTTCAACTTGACGCAAAAAGCGGAATAGCCCTTCAAGTAGCCTACCGGCGGTCCGATCTGATTGAAAGCATTCACGACGGCAGCTTCTTCCACGACAGCTTCAAACTCTGGGTGTTCCTGCCCACGGCGTTGGTCCTTGGCACATTGTGGGGAACGGGCCTCTATCTATTCTTTTTGCCTTACTATGCCAAATGGAAAAAGCGGCGGAACATGACTCACGCCGACAAACAACTCACGTTATCGAAATCCACCATACTGGAGTGA